In the genome of Xanthomonas translucens pv. cerealis, one region contains:
- a CDS encoding amino acid permease — protein MLKSLLRVKPIEPAGHVDAGEPFEGGLEGEATLKRTLTAKHLIMLGIGAVIGAGIFVLTGQAAANHAGPAVMLSFVFAGIACAFAGLCYAEFAAMMPVSGSAYSYAYATLGEGVAWFIGWCLVLEYLFAGSSVAVGWSAYLISFLSGTLGLPFPAELAGAPLAWNGDAFVASGNIVNLPAVLIVVAVSALCYVGVTQSAFVNAIVVAIKVAVICLFVGFGISHIDPANWHPFIPENTGPGQFGWSGIFRAASIVFFSYIGFDAVSTSAGETKDPQRNMPIGILVSLAVCTIIYIIVCAVLTGLLPYTQLGTAKPVATALEQYPSLAWLKTAVEIGAIAGLSSVVLVMLMAQPRIFYTMSRDGLLPKLFGKVHRTFHTPYVGTIFVGVVAALLAGLIPLDVLGELVSMGTLLAFATVCIGVMVLRFTKPDLPRPFRVPLAMVICPLGALACLFLFFQAFQEHWKVFVGWTVIGLFIYFGYGIRHSRLAIKV, from the coding sequence ATGCTGAAGTCTCTGTTGAGGGTCAAGCCGATCGAGCCTGCCGGCCACGTCGATGCCGGCGAACCGTTCGAAGGCGGCCTGGAAGGCGAGGCCACGCTGAAACGGACCCTCACCGCCAAGCACCTGATCATGCTCGGCATCGGCGCGGTGATCGGCGCGGGCATCTTCGTGCTGACCGGCCAGGCCGCGGCCAACCACGCCGGACCGGCGGTGATGCTGTCGTTCGTGTTCGCCGGCATCGCCTGCGCCTTCGCCGGCCTGTGCTATGCCGAATTCGCGGCGATGATGCCGGTGTCCGGCAGCGCCTACTCCTACGCCTACGCCACCCTGGGCGAAGGCGTGGCCTGGTTCATCGGTTGGTGCCTGGTGCTGGAATACCTGTTCGCCGGCTCCAGCGTCGCGGTCGGCTGGTCGGCCTATCTGATCAGTTTCCTCAGCGGCACCCTGGGCCTGCCGTTCCCCGCCGAACTGGCCGGCGCGCCGCTGGCCTGGAACGGCGATGCCTTCGTCGCCTCCGGCAACATCGTCAATCTGCCGGCGGTGCTGATCGTGGTCGCGGTCAGCGCGCTGTGCTACGTCGGCGTCACCCAGTCCGCGTTCGTCAACGCCATCGTGGTGGCGATCAAGGTCGCGGTGATCTGCCTGTTCGTCGGCTTCGGCATTTCCCACATCGATCCGGCCAACTGGCACCCGTTCATCCCCGAGAACACCGGGCCGGGCCAGTTCGGCTGGAGCGGCATCTTCCGCGCCGCCTCCATCGTGTTCTTCTCCTACATCGGTTTCGACGCGGTCTCCACCTCGGCCGGCGAAACCAAGGACCCGCAGCGCAACATGCCGATCGGCATCCTGGTGTCGCTGGCGGTGTGCACGATCATCTACATCATCGTCTGTGCGGTACTGACCGGCCTGCTGCCCTACACCCAGCTCGGCACCGCCAAGCCGGTGGCCACCGCGCTGGAGCAGTACCCGAGCCTGGCCTGGCTGAAGACTGCGGTGGAGATCGGCGCGATCGCCGGCCTGTCCTCGGTGGTGCTGGTGATGCTGATGGCGCAGCCGCGCATCTTCTACACCATGTCCCGCGACGGCCTGCTGCCGAAGCTGTTCGGCAAGGTCCACCGCACGTTCCACACGCCTTACGTCGGCACCATCTTCGTCGGCGTGGTGGCCGCGTTGCTGGCCGGACTGATCCCGCTGGACGTGCTCGGCGAACTGGTGTCGATGGGCACCCTGCTCGCCTTCGCCACGGTCTGCATCGGGGTGATGGTGCTGCGCTTCACCAAGCCCGACCTGCCGCGCCCGTTCCGGGTGCCGCTGGCGATGGTGATCTGCCCGCTCGGCGCGCTGGCCTGCCTGTTCCTGTTCTTCCAGGCGTTCCAGGAACACTGGAAGGTGTTCGTCGGCTGGACCGTGATCGGGCTGTTCATCTACTTCGGCTACGGCATCCGCCACAGCCGCCTGGCCATCAAGGTTTAA
- a CDS encoding NUDIX hydrolase, with amino-acid sequence MPDLSLRRQLQAYAARWPQQAEVAAQFLALLDDAQDPFVRERLDGHFTGSAWLVSADGTRTLLTHHRKLQRWLQLGGHADGDRDLALVALKEAEEESGLSGLALEDGALFDLDRHWIPERQDVPGHWHFDARYVVRAGADEAFAVSAESLALAWRPIAELLAEPDLDPSLRRMAGKWLAQRGR; translated from the coding sequence ATGCCGGACCTTTCCCTGCGCCGCCAGTTGCAGGCCTATGCCGCCCGTTGGCCGCAGCAGGCCGAGGTTGCTGCGCAATTCCTGGCGTTGCTGGACGATGCGCAGGACCCGTTCGTGCGCGAACGCCTGGACGGCCACTTCACCGGTTCGGCCTGGCTGGTCAGCGCCGACGGCACCCGCACCCTGCTGACCCACCACCGCAAGCTGCAGCGCTGGCTGCAGCTGGGCGGTCACGCCGACGGCGACCGCGACCTGGCGCTGGTGGCGCTGAAGGAAGCCGAGGAGGAATCGGGGCTGTCCGGGCTGGCGCTGGAGGACGGCGCCCTGTTCGACCTGGACCGGCACTGGATTCCCGAGCGTCAGGACGTGCCCGGACACTGGCACTTCGACGCGCGCTATGTGGTGCGTGCCGGCGCCGACGAGGCGTTCGCGGTCAGCGCCGAGTCGCTGGCCCTGGCCTGGCGCCCGATCGCCGAGCTGCTGGCCGAGCCGGACCTGGATCCGTCGCTGCGGCGCATGGCCGGCAAGTGGCTGGCGCAGCGCGGCCGCTGA
- the serA gene encoding phosphoglycerate dehydrogenase: protein MSPKKTSFPKQDIRVLLLEGISQTAIDVLRAAGYSQIELHAKSLPEDELKARIAEAHIVGIRSRTQLSAEVLAQAKRLIAVGCFCIGTNQVDLDAAELAGIPVFNAPYSNTRSVAELVIAEAILLLRGIPQKNAECHRGGWSKSAAGSHETRGKVLGIVGYGHIGTQVGVLAESLGMQVIFHDIEAKLSLGNARAATDLDDLLARSDVVTLHVPETPSTKDMIGAAQIAQMKPGAHLINASRGTVIDIAALDAALTSGHIGGAAVDVFPVEPKGNGDAFESPLAAHDNVILTPHVGGSTLEAQDNIGVEVAAKLVRYSDNGSTVSAVNFPEVTLPEHAASLRLLHIHRNMPGVLSQVNELFSRHNVNIDGQFLRTDPKVGYVVIDVAASEELAAVLKDELGQIAGTLRTRVLY, encoded by the coding sequence ATGTCGCCCAAGAAAACCTCGTTTCCGAAGCAGGATATCCGCGTGCTGCTGCTCGAAGGCATCAGCCAGACCGCCATCGACGTGTTGCGCGCCGCCGGCTACTCGCAGATCGAACTGCACGCCAAGTCGCTGCCGGAAGACGAACTGAAGGCGCGCATCGCCGAGGCGCATATCGTCGGCATCCGCTCGCGCACCCAGCTCAGCGCCGAGGTGTTGGCGCAGGCCAAGCGCCTGATCGCGGTCGGCTGCTTCTGCATCGGCACCAACCAGGTGGACCTGGACGCGGCCGAGCTGGCCGGCATCCCGGTGTTCAACGCGCCCTACTCCAATACCCGCAGCGTCGCCGAGCTGGTCATCGCCGAGGCGATCCTGCTGCTGCGCGGGATTCCGCAGAAGAACGCCGAATGCCACCGCGGCGGCTGGTCCAAATCGGCCGCAGGCAGCCACGAGACCCGCGGTAAGGTGCTGGGCATCGTCGGCTACGGGCATATCGGCACCCAGGTCGGCGTGCTGGCCGAGTCGCTGGGCATGCAGGTGATCTTCCACGACATCGAGGCCAAGCTGTCGCTGGGCAACGCGCGCGCGGCGACCGACCTGGACGACCTGCTGGCACGTTCGGACGTGGTGACCCTGCACGTGCCGGAAACGCCTTCGACCAAGGACATGATCGGCGCGGCGCAGATCGCGCAGATGAAGCCCGGCGCGCACTTGATCAACGCTTCGCGCGGCACCGTGATCGATATCGCCGCGCTGGACGCGGCGCTGACCTCCGGCCACATCGGCGGCGCGGCGGTGGACGTGTTCCCGGTGGAGCCGAAGGGCAACGGCGACGCATTCGAATCGCCGCTGGCCGCGCACGACAACGTGATCCTGACCCCGCACGTGGGCGGCAGCACGCTGGAAGCGCAGGACAACATCGGCGTGGAGGTGGCGGCCAAGCTGGTGCGCTACAGCGACAACGGCAGCACTGTGTCGGCGGTGAACTTCCCCGAGGTCACCCTGCCCGAGCACGCCGCGAGCCTGCGCCTGCTCCACATCCACCGCAACATGCCGGGCGTGCTGTCGCAGGTCAACGAACTGTTCTCGCGCCACAACGTCAACATCGACGGCCAGTTCCTGCGCACCGACCCCAAGGTCGGCTACGTCGTGATCGACGTCGCCGCCAGCGAGGAACTGGCGGCGGTGCTGAAGGATGAGCTGGGGCAGATCGCGGGGACGTTGCGGACGAGAGTTCTTTACTGA
- a CDS encoding FAD-binding oxidoreductase, which produces MTDPRLDALTHAVPGLRLKTDPADLEHYGRDWTRRWTPAPLAIALPATVQEVQAVLRWANDHAVAVVPSGGRTGLSGGAVAAHGELVLSLERMNKALAFDAVDRTLTVQAGMPLEAVHNAAREHDLVYPVDFAARGSCSIGGNIATNAGGIRVIRYGNTREWIAGLKVVTGSGELLELNRGLIKNSSGYDFRQLLIGSEGTLGIVVEATLRLTDPPPPSNVMLLALPSFEVLMQVFAAFRSRLQLEAFEFFTDRALHHVLAHGVQAPFDTVYPYYVVTEYASGDEAQEAAALGAFEACMEQGWVLDGVISQSDAQAAQLWRLREGITEAVARYTPYKNDVSVRISAMPAFLAQTQALLGEAYPQFDVVWFGHIGDGNLHINVLKPDATADADFIAACEQVTKLLAQVLAEHGGSISAEHGIGLVKKPYLQSTRSAEEIALMRAVKRVFDPAGLLNPGKLFDP; this is translated from the coding sequence ATGACCGACCCGCGCCTGGACGCCCTTACGCACGCCGTTCCCGGACTGCGCCTGAAGACCGACCCCGCCGACCTGGAGCACTACGGCCGCGACTGGACCCGGCGCTGGACGCCGGCGCCGCTGGCCATCGCGTTGCCGGCCACGGTGCAGGAGGTGCAGGCGGTGCTGCGCTGGGCCAACGACCACGCGGTGGCGGTGGTGCCCTCCGGCGGCCGCACCGGCCTGTCCGGCGGCGCGGTGGCCGCGCACGGCGAACTGGTGCTGAGCCTGGAGCGGATGAACAAGGCGCTGGCGTTCGATGCGGTCGATCGCACCCTCACCGTGCAGGCCGGCATGCCGCTGGAGGCGGTCCACAACGCGGCGCGCGAGCACGATCTTGTGTATCCGGTGGATTTCGCCGCGCGCGGCTCGTGTTCGATCGGCGGCAACATCGCCACCAATGCCGGCGGCATCCGCGTGATCCGCTACGGCAATACCCGCGAATGGATCGCCGGGCTCAAGGTGGTGACCGGCAGCGGCGAGCTGCTCGAGCTCAACCGCGGGCTGATCAAGAATTCCAGCGGCTACGATTTCCGCCAGCTGCTGATCGGCTCGGAAGGCACTCTCGGTATCGTCGTGGAGGCCACGCTGCGGCTGACCGATCCGCCGCCGCCGAGCAACGTGATGCTGCTGGCGCTGCCTTCGTTCGAAGTGCTGATGCAGGTGTTCGCCGCGTTCCGCAGCCGCCTGCAACTGGAAGCGTTCGAATTCTTTACCGACCGCGCGCTGCACCATGTGCTGGCGCACGGCGTGCAGGCGCCGTTCGATACGGTCTATCCGTACTATGTGGTCACCGAGTACGCCAGCGGCGACGAGGCGCAGGAAGCCGCGGCACTGGGTGCGTTCGAGGCGTGCATGGAGCAGGGCTGGGTGCTGGACGGGGTGATCAGCCAGAGCGATGCGCAGGCCGCGCAGCTGTGGCGCCTGCGCGAAGGCATCACCGAGGCAGTGGCGCGCTACACGCCGTACAAGAACGACGTGTCGGTGCGGATCTCGGCGATGCCGGCGTTCCTGGCGCAGACCCAGGCGCTGCTCGGCGAAGCCTATCCGCAGTTCGACGTGGTCTGGTTCGGCCATATCGGCGACGGCAACCTGCACATCAACGTGCTCAAGCCCGACGCCACCGCCGACGCCGACTTCATCGCCGCCTGCGAGCAGGTCACCAAGCTGCTGGCGCAGGTGCTGGCCGAGCATGGCGGCAGCATCTCCGCAGAACACGGCATCGGCCTGGTCAAGAAGCCGTATCTGCAAAGCACCCGCAGCGCCGAGGAAATCGCGCTGATGCGCGCAGTCAAGCGTGTGTTCGATCCGGCCGGGCTGCTCAATCCAGGCAAGCTGTTCGATCCCTGA
- a CDS encoding DUF2388 domain-containing protein, which produces MNRVTARCALLLILTVPAFAQASSFAGSSAGSASAGSAGSSASSDSSSGNDKLVLQARDDAAGFVASAGRIRGAQLEAALRVLRERNPRVQQASDLQLAQAILAL; this is translated from the coding sequence ATGAACCGAGTGACCGCGCGCTGCGCGCTGTTGTTGATCCTGACCGTCCCGGCGTTCGCGCAGGCATCCAGCTTCGCCGGCAGTTCCGCCGGCTCGGCCTCGGCCGGTTCGGCCGGCAGTTCGGCGTCCTCGGACAGCAGCTCCGGCAATGACAAGCTGGTGCTGCAGGCGCGCGACGATGCGGCCGGTTTCGTCGCCAGCGCCGGCCGCATCCGCGGCGCGCAGTTGGAGGCGGCGCTGCGCGTGCTGCGCGAGCGCAACCCGCGGGTGCAGCAGGCCAGCGACCTGCAACTGGCGCAGGCCATCCTGGCGCTGTGA
- a CDS encoding Lnb N-terminal periplasmic domain-containing protein encodes MPAQALQLQVDASGLSAPERAASQALLDAMLPTLPPAWTTAIAAPPTLQWRDDLPEQVHGRAQARQLLLNKALLRAWMAPPATGAADAGAADPAWRPAVAALLHELAHFYDRSAAGRLSSDPRLLDLAGWQVSPMRLGLRRGRNAFSERSPDRYELASPTEFVAVNLEHFLLDPDYACRRPALARYFAQRLAWSPPASACAPGLAYLQDPLADEAALLQVDPARVYAVDYLLAEGNAQPMSHWGHSMLRLVICAPGRVPGPDCRLDLAYHKVLSFRAFVDDVQISNLRGLLGSYPSRLFVLPLRQVVDDYTQVQLRGLQSIPLRLTADERAALLERAAQLHWSYDGRYYFLSNNCAVETYKLLHDGVPRLAGARLSGISPTALLRRLARAGIADTAVLDDAETVTRQGYYFAPASAHYAAMFTVARAQLALPARSVDTWLDLPAAQRAPWLQRGDLRASAALLLLENAARRRQEQRGRDALKRRYLGRAHLPAAAGSGVQAGAGDAAIVADAMGVQPQDAAAAVRAVLAQQGLLSQPSMLLQGQPGYGLPQAQERAWLQHQGQARIDALRSDGAAVQARLYALLPPPLRAELQQIDANLATLGTRLRDLNRDNGGLQLVSPSLLQPADKQ; translated from the coding sequence ATGCCTGCGCAGGCATTGCAGTTACAGGTCGATGCGAGCGGGTTGAGCGCGCCCGAACGCGCGGCCAGCCAGGCGCTGCTCGACGCGATGCTGCCGACGCTGCCGCCGGCCTGGACTACGGCGATCGCGGCGCCGCCGACCCTGCAATGGCGCGACGACCTGCCCGAGCAGGTGCACGGACGGGCGCAAGCGCGGCAGCTGCTGTTGAACAAGGCCTTGCTGCGCGCATGGATGGCGCCGCCTGCTACCGGTGCCGCCGACGCTGGCGCAGCAGACCCGGCGTGGCGGCCGGCGGTCGCCGCGCTGCTGCACGAACTGGCGCATTTCTACGACCGTTCCGCGGCGGGCCGGTTGTCGTCGGATCCGCGCTTGCTGGATCTGGCCGGCTGGCAGGTCAGCCCGATGCGGCTGGGCTTGCGCCGGGGGCGCAACGCCTTCAGCGAGCGTAGCCCGGACCGGTACGAACTGGCGTCGCCGACGGAATTCGTCGCGGTCAACCTGGAGCACTTCTTGCTCGATCCCGATTACGCATGCCGGCGCCCGGCGCTTGCACGGTATTTCGCGCAGCGTCTGGCCTGGTCGCCGCCGGCGAGCGCCTGCGCCCCCGGCCTGGCCTACCTGCAGGATCCGCTGGCCGACGAGGCGGCGCTGCTGCAAGTCGATCCGGCGCGGGTCTACGCGGTGGATTACCTGCTGGCTGAAGGCAACGCGCAGCCGATGAGCCATTGGGGCCACAGTATGTTGCGGTTGGTGATCTGCGCGCCGGGGCGCGTGCCCGGTCCCGACTGCCGGCTGGACCTGGCCTATCACAAGGTGCTGTCGTTCCGCGCCTTCGTCGACGACGTGCAGATCTCCAATCTGCGCGGTCTGCTCGGTTCTTATCCGTCGCGGCTGTTCGTGCTGCCGCTGCGCCAGGTGGTGGACGACTACACCCAGGTGCAGCTGCGCGGCCTGCAGTCGATTCCGCTGCGGCTGACCGCGGACGAGCGCGCGGCGCTGCTGGAGCGCGCCGCGCAGTTGCACTGGAGCTACGACGGGCGCTATTACTTCCTCAGCAACAATTGCGCGGTGGAAACCTACAAGCTGCTGCACGACGGCGTGCCGCGCCTGGCCGGCGCGCGGTTGTCCGGGATCAGCCCCACCGCTCTGCTGCGACGCCTGGCCCGCGCCGGCATCGCCGACACCGCGGTGCTGGACGATGCCGAAACCGTCACACGCCAGGGCTACTACTTCGCGCCGGCCAGCGCGCACTACGCGGCGATGTTTACGGTCGCGCGCGCGCAGTTGGCGTTGCCGGCGCGCAGCGTGGACACCTGGCTGGACCTGCCGGCGGCGCAGCGCGCGCCCTGGCTGCAGCGCGGCGACCTGCGCGCCAGTGCCGCACTGTTGTTGCTTGAGAACGCCGCGCGCCGGCGCCAGGAGCAGCGCGGCCGCGATGCGTTGAAACGGCGCTATCTGGGCAGGGCGCATCTGCCTGCCGCCGCTGGCTCCGGTGTCCAGGCCGGTGCCGGTGATGCTGCCATCGTCGCCGACGCGATGGGTGTTCAACCCCAGGATGCCGCTGCCGCAGTGCGCGCGGTGCTGGCGCAGCAAGGTCTGTTGAGCCAACCGTCGATGCTGCTGCAGGGCCAGCCGGGCTATGGGTTGCCGCAGGCGCAGGAGCGCGCCTGGCTGCAGCATCAAGGGCAAGCGCGGATCGACGCGCTGCGCAGCGACGGCGCCGCGGTGCAGGCGCGTCTGTACGCCTTGCTGCCGCCGCCGCTGCGCGCGGAACTGCAGCAGATCGACGCGAACCTGGCGACGCTGGGCACGCGGCTGCGCGATCTCAATCGCGACAACGGCGGCCTGCAGCTGGTTTCGCCTTCGTTGCTGCAGCCTGCCGACAAGCAATGA
- the yeiP gene encoding elongation factor P-like protein YeiP has protein sequence MKANEIKKGNVVEYNNGVYQIRDIERSSPQGRGGNVRFRFVMYSVPGGNKLDASFDGDDDLREVELTRHQSTFSYKDGEAFVFLDDEDYTPYTLDADVIGDAAGYITEGLSGIYVQVIDDQPVAVQLPQSVTLEVIETPPELKGGTATKRPKPAKLNTGLEIMVPEYIGNGERVLVNTTTGEFAGRAD, from the coding sequence ATGAAAGCCAACGAAATCAAGAAAGGCAACGTCGTCGAGTACAACAATGGCGTGTACCAGATCCGCGACATCGAGCGCAGCTCGCCGCAGGGCCGTGGCGGCAACGTGCGCTTCCGCTTCGTGATGTACAGCGTGCCGGGCGGCAACAAGCTCGACGCCAGCTTCGACGGCGACGACGATCTGCGCGAAGTCGAGCTGACCCGCCACCAGTCCACCTTCTCGTACAAGGACGGCGAGGCGTTCGTGTTTCTGGACGACGAGGACTACACCCCATACACGCTCGATGCCGACGTGATCGGCGACGCCGCCGGCTACATCACCGAGGGCCTGAGCGGCATCTACGTGCAGGTCATCGACGACCAACCGGTGGCGGTGCAGTTGCCGCAGAGCGTGACCCTGGAAGTGATCGAAACTCCGCCGGAGCTGAAGGGCGGCACCGCGACCAAGCGGCCGAAGCCGGCCAAGCTCAATACAGGGCTGGAGATCATGGTGCCGGAGTACATCGGCAACGGCGAGCGCGTGCTGGTCAACACCACCACCGGCGAGTTTGCCGGGCGCGCGGACTGA
- a CDS encoding SDR family oxidoreductase, with product MQLADLRAVVTGGVSGLGLAVAQRIVAEGGKVALFDLNDDKGAAAVAALGAAQARYFRTDVSDEAQVAAQLGAARDFLGVLNAAINCAGILGAGRVLGKQAPMPLATFQGTVMVNLVGSFNVAKAAADLMQHNPPGEDGERGAIVNTASVAAYEGQIGQAAYAASKGGVVAMTLPMARELARFGIRVNTIAPGIFWTPMVDAMPEAVQQSLAASIPFPPRLGRPDEFADTVLFLLRNRYLNGEVIRLDGAVRLAPK from the coding sequence ATGCAGCTTGCCGATCTCCGCGCGGTGGTCACCGGCGGCGTGTCCGGGCTCGGCCTGGCGGTCGCGCAGCGCATCGTCGCCGAGGGCGGCAAGGTCGCGCTGTTCGACCTCAACGACGACAAGGGTGCGGCCGCGGTCGCCGCGCTCGGCGCCGCGCAGGCACGCTATTTCCGTACCGACGTCAGCGACGAGGCGCAGGTGGCGGCCCAGCTCGGCGCGGCGCGCGACTTCCTCGGCGTGCTCAACGCCGCGATCAACTGCGCCGGCATCCTCGGCGCCGGCCGCGTGCTCGGCAAGCAGGCGCCGATGCCGCTGGCCACCTTCCAGGGCACGGTGATGGTCAACCTGGTCGGCAGCTTCAACGTCGCCAAGGCCGCCGCCGACCTGATGCAGCACAACCCACCGGGCGAGGACGGCGAACGCGGCGCGATCGTCAACACCGCCAGCGTCGCCGCTTACGAAGGCCAGATCGGCCAGGCCGCGTATGCCGCCTCCAAGGGCGGCGTGGTGGCGATGACGCTACCGATGGCGCGCGAACTGGCGCGCTTCGGCATCCGCGTCAACACCATCGCCCCGGGCATCTTCTGGACCCCGATGGTGGACGCCATGCCCGAGGCAGTGCAGCAGTCGCTGGCCGCGTCGATCCCGTTCCCGCCGCGGCTCGGCCGCCCCGACGAGTTCGCCGACACGGTGCTGTTCCTGCTGCGCAACCGCTATCTCAACGGCGAGGTCATTCGTCTCGACGGCGCGGTACGCTTGGCGCCCAAGTAG
- a CDS encoding hydroxymethylglutaryl-CoA lyase: MSDFVRLVEVGPRDGLQNEKAWVATADKLELIAQLSRTGLRSIEATSFVSPKWVPQLADAAEVYAGIVPAPGVDYPVLVPNLRGYARAAAVGVREVAVFTAASETFNRTNTNAGIDESLARFAPVLARAAADGVKVRGYVSTVLGCPYQGVVPLADVARVARQLHAMGCYEISLGDTIGVGTPAKARAMLRAVAAELPMAALAVHFHDTYGQALANIAACLEEGVRVVDAAVSGAGGCPYAKGASGNVASEDVVYLLHGNGVATGIDLPALAATGRWLADKLGRATGSKVGQALTAA; the protein is encoded by the coding sequence ATGAGCGACTTCGTGCGCCTGGTGGAAGTGGGACCGCGCGACGGCCTGCAGAACGAGAAAGCCTGGGTCGCCACCGCCGACAAGCTCGAACTGATCGCGCAGCTGTCGCGCACCGGCCTGCGCAGCATCGAGGCAACCAGCTTCGTAAGCCCGAAATGGGTGCCGCAACTGGCCGACGCGGCCGAGGTCTACGCCGGCATCGTGCCGGCACCGGGCGTGGACTACCCGGTACTGGTGCCGAACCTGAGGGGCTACGCGCGTGCGGCCGCGGTCGGCGTGCGCGAGGTCGCGGTGTTCACCGCCGCCTCGGAAACCTTCAACCGCACCAACACCAATGCCGGCATCGACGAATCGTTGGCGCGCTTCGCGCCGGTGCTGGCGCGCGCGGCGGCGGACGGGGTCAAGGTGCGCGGCTACGTCTCCACCGTGCTCGGCTGCCCCTACCAGGGCGTGGTACCGCTGGCCGACGTGGCGCGGGTGGCGCGGCAGCTGCACGCCATGGGCTGCTACGAGATCTCGCTGGGCGACACCATCGGCGTCGGCACCCCCGCCAAGGCACGCGCGATGCTGCGCGCGGTCGCCGCCGAACTGCCGATGGCGGCGCTGGCGGTGCATTTCCACGACACCTACGGCCAGGCCCTGGCCAATATCGCCGCGTGCCTGGAAGAAGGCGTGCGCGTGGTCGATGCCGCGGTCTCCGGCGCCGGCGGCTGCCCTTACGCCAAGGGCGCCAGCGGCAACGTGGCCAGCGAGGACGTGGTCTACCTGCTGCACGGCAACGGCGTGGCCACCGGCATCGACCTACCGGCCCTGGCCGCGACCGGGCGCTGGCTGGCGGACAAACTCGGCAGGGCGACCGGCAGCAAGGTCGGCCAGGCGCTGACGGCCGCTTGA
- a CDS encoding VOC family protein, translating to MSPFDHIGLRCVDLERSLAFYRAALAALGLDIVMEVSAEQSGDRRHIGFGRDGKPSVWLTDGAAGAGGELHLAFVAADRAQVDAFHRAGLAAGGRDNGAPGLRPHYHPNYYGAFLLDPDGHNIEAVCHRPADA from the coding sequence GTGAGCCCGTTCGACCACATCGGCCTGCGCTGCGTCGACCTGGAGCGCAGCCTCGCGTTCTACCGCGCCGCGCTGGCCGCGCTCGGGCTGGACATCGTGATGGAGGTGAGCGCAGAACAGAGCGGCGATCGCCGCCACATCGGTTTCGGCCGCGACGGCAAGCCCAGCGTCTGGCTGACCGATGGCGCCGCCGGCGCCGGCGGCGAACTGCATCTGGCCTTCGTCGCAGCCGACCGCGCCCAGGTGGATGCGTTCCATCGCGCCGGGCTGGCCGCCGGCGGTCGCGACAACGGCGCCCCCGGCCTGCGTCCGCACTACCACCCCAACTACTACGGCGCCTTCCTGCTGGATCCGGATGGGCACAACATCGAAGCCGTGTGCCACCGCCCGGCCGACGCCTGA
- a CDS encoding enoyl-CoA hydratase-related protein — protein sequence MSDALLLERSGKVLTLRLNRPELRNAFDAALIAQLTEALHQIGADPKVKVVVLAGAGAAFSAGADLQWMRSMATASEAENLADALALAQLMRTLDELPKPTVARVHGAAFGGAVGLVACCDIALASTDARFGLSESRLGLLPAVISPYVIAAIGARQARRWFASAEAFDAATATQIGLVHQTVAPNALDAAVQRQVELLGQAGPLAAAGAKALVRRVAAGSDNATLDRDNAALIAQLRVSAEGQEGLSAFLDKRDPNWLGFW from the coding sequence ATGAGCGATGCACTGCTGCTGGAGCGCTCAGGCAAGGTCCTGACGCTGCGGCTGAACCGACCCGAGCTGCGCAACGCATTCGACGCCGCGCTGATCGCGCAGCTGACCGAAGCGCTGCACCAGATCGGCGCCGATCCGAAGGTCAAGGTGGTGGTGCTGGCCGGCGCCGGCGCCGCGTTCTCGGCCGGCGCCGACCTGCAATGGATGCGCTCCATGGCCACGGCCAGCGAGGCGGAGAACCTGGCCGATGCGCTGGCGCTGGCGCAGCTGATGCGTACCCTGGACGAGTTACCCAAGCCGACCGTGGCGCGGGTGCACGGCGCGGCCTTCGGCGGCGCGGTCGGGCTGGTCGCCTGCTGCGACATCGCCTTGGCCTCCACCGACGCCCGTTTCGGGCTGAGCGAGAGCCGCCTGGGCCTGTTGCCGGCGGTGATCTCGCCGTATGTGATCGCCGCGATCGGCGCGCGCCAGGCGCGGCGCTGGTTCGCCAGTGCAGAGGCGTTCGACGCGGCCACCGCCACCCAGATCGGCCTGGTGCACCAGACGGTGGCGCCGAACGCGCTGGACGCGGCGGTGCAGCGCCAGGTGGAACTGCTCGGCCAGGCCGGCCCGCTCGCCGCCGCCGGCGCCAAGGCGCTGGTGCGCCGGGTCGCCGCCGGCAGCGACAACGCCACCCTGGACCGCGACAACGCCGCGCTGATCGCGCAGCTGCGGGTCTCGGCCGAAGGCCAGGAAGGACTGAGCGCGTTCCTGGACAAGCGCGACCCGAACTGGCTGGGATTCTGGTGA
- a CDS encoding FeoA family protein, whose amino-acid sequence MTLSDMPLRSTATVETVHERQPNDAIARRLRELGFVAGEQVQVLASGPVGGEPLLVQVGYTRFALRRSEAARVQVSVAAVAQAQP is encoded by the coding sequence GTGACGTTGTCCGATATGCCGTTGCGCAGCACTGCCACCGTGGAGACGGTGCACGAGCGCCAGCCCAACGACGCCATCGCGCGTCGCCTGCGCGAGCTGGGTTTCGTCGCCGGCGAGCAGGTGCAGGTGCTGGCGAGCGGTCCGGTCGGCGGCGAGCCGTTGCTGGTGCAGGTCGGCTATACGCGTTTCGCGCTGCGCCGCAGCGAAGCGGCGCGGGTGCAGGTCAGCGTCGCTGCCGTCGCCCAGGCGCAGCCATGA